A region from the Drosophila takahashii strain IR98-3 E-12201 chromosome 2L, DtakHiC1v2, whole genome shotgun sequence genome encodes:
- the LOC108064189 gene encoding uncharacterized protein isoform X4, translating to MRLFQLFLMTTSISLMLIMESDGTPLMALLDGSFLGSFNRTNGSSEPEVRNTSKATRLSKKLRSRKEQEDRNIAEEEERKNIESLWDPILNQSYDFSSIMDYDNTTSISKKLGLEDQESLFHEEEQNRTRNVWQPVFLEDYNHQNHTEENIVNQNEDYDNRNQTEKEEIGENELVYENNSKDAQPKTNFKLDELPQIEENWYPISNQSFICNSTNSSVFRNQTFEENNFKLPCLSPKTIENRSPMESYKKIRKRIQVKLYIRPVVEYGREYYVFATIPKLGKTNFVLNITVDTNDYLINEIFTAVQIKHTGWGHTKNLRALLEKFDIRGYKLRYNRCYFYRSTATFYNTKTQLLIGKVSSLVNRHKLLTSKARTKITVRGPKNVDCIPSLNLEFCKNPEEPVAISPWGHLEFFATIGDECRIVEYKDVEWNYCDISEKILFDHVEEAIGLVYKLLPYKLNFHQNPDGTKVFLLRVEAKINDVFTVARCYVTYRTPQVEPQILGNELRKVDVRKPVSIDGSSSMDRIKKFESAETKDFFWSCRSLDDPGNKYCTKDMAVVPTFRLPANALKPDSQYDFSLTVVSRINPDNRWTASQVVRGTKIPSFTPQILCRRNCALGVYAPLDSVHLIPKCDDCPSKVKKRYEWWVKAPGTAAHLESRHKYLILHHAERILSIRLKVILANKRWAETFYTLRRNDGPQKGRCEISPYYGLQSVTIFEIQCLGFESPYSPLTFRYKAVTGVIASNVPFNRFKVTLPVTRWVKISICDTIDMCVEHEVDVVVLPLSGVFRTQVADVMADVPRLLLHGQWNRAFVTSLVGAKFIQTTNKGREVYAYVKNIHLHTGSQLEQLTSLATHILLQLTPVDYRGATLMGEMFAQLSDIFEEIIQEHEWLHRDAYQSLTAMHMFFMSVLGVKSEHHSVAMCKPYNPECLNLQRIDFEKNFAIEFDPLILLRINSWMMNTWYLYRCVYFIGVMATQRHHPYDDALAIHSGGIAYQINVTEVTDNTKDIILETIDKIHVIQLSKALLHELESNLKNSIILFQTISQQNHHNIFCPEKFFTNAEEAELKNPLIYKTNISQFNDAYFTQWMANSSIRNSTEIHIYSLMLNHKAMLAVRIVSCSELMLVKMRMHRWPTLGQIRQRACRITPEMAGKRIWLANSCDRSRAYVAIHRPGETRFKKKKLRTGKKKKDEKKRLRKDTYFDDYDGEEEMPKSRYLNYTILLEIYHCNFWKNRSLDPGWSEDYCTTTFEHSFGTSVQCTCHTLGTLSSRIFPISAELFVEHIPLPILAYNMIMLFLFMMLFFLAILKWIFNVDIITAHLREPNILQCENGKLGRVNSGAFNEGAEILLVIVTGGQEFAGTSSNIKFYFKSPNRPQTSYQITQDPGHPKLLRNSTNKLMIPRGNIYIPTRLALGIGRNGRYPSWYCRSITVVDLELNVQQLFLVESWIVRGHTKFMRSKYFTMGSYRKNPKYTWCQRLRQRIEQLYVSWFMISPITGPWQSNVGGIIMNRFERTCVWICNTAITLTVVSLYFGKSTVESIQEETRQNIENELKIPLVLVLAFYAFVICLLIHFVFEVLLLRWLWPQK from the exons ATGCGATTGTTCCAATTGTTCCTCATGACCACATCGATATCACTAATGTTGATCATGGAAAGCGACGGAACCCCATTAATGGCATTATTGGATGGCAGCTTCCTAGGGAGTTTCAATCGAACGAATGGAAGTTCTGAACCAGAAGTTAGGAATACCTCCAAAGCCACTAGGTTAAGTAAAAAGTTAAGATCAAGAAAGGAACAGGAAGATAGAAATATTGCTGAAGAAGAGGAACGGAAAAATATTGAGAGTCTATGGGATCCCATTCTGAATCAAAGCTATGACTTTTCCAGCATTATGGATTATGATAACACCACTAGTATAAGTAAAAAGTTAGGATTGGAAGATCAAGAAAGTCTGTTTCATGAAGAAGAACAAAATCGAACTAGAAATGTATGGCAACCCGTTTTCTTAGAGGATTATAATCACCAAAACCATACGGAAGAAAATATCGTAAATCAAAATGAAGATTATGACAACCGAAACCAGACGGAAAAAGAAGAGATCGGAGAAAATGAATTGGTTTATGAAAATAACTCGAAGGATGCTCAACCCAAAACGAACTTTAAGCTCGATGAACTCCCTCAAATTGAAGAAAATTGGTATCCGATAAGTAATCAAAGTTTCATTTGCAACAGTACCAACTCTTCAGTGTTTCGAAATCAAACTTTTGAAGAAAATAACTTCAAACTACCCTGCCTGTCGCCAAAAACCATAGAGAACAGATCACCAATGGAGAGTtataagaaaataagaaaacgaATACAGGTCAAATTATACATCAGACCTGTAGTAGAATATGGAAGGGAATATTACGTTTTCGCAACTATTCCCAAACTGGGTAAGACCAATTTCGTGCTCAACATTACGGTGGATACCAACGATTATTTAATCAATGAGATATTTACGGCCGTTCAAATCAAACATACGGGTTGGGGTCATACGAAGAACTTGCGGGCCTTACTGGAAAAGTTTGACATACGCGGCTATAAACTTCGGTATAATCGCTGTTATTTTTACCGCAGCACAGCCACATTCTACAATACAAAAACCCAATTGCTAATCGGCAAAGTAAGTTCACTTGTGAACAGGCACAAGCTATTGACTAGTAAGGCTCGTACGAAAATTACAGTACGGGGTCCAAAAAATGTGGACTGCATACCGTCTTTGAATTTAGAATTCTGCAAGAATCCCGAAGAGCCGGTAGCGATTTCTCCCTGGGGTCATTTGGAATTCTTTGCTACCATTGGCGATGAGTGCCGTATAGTGGAGTATAAAGATGTGGAATGGAATTACTGTGACATTAGTGAGAAAA TCCTTTTCGATCATGTGGAAGAAGCGATAGGACTTGTCTACAAGCTATTGCCGTACAAACTAAACTTCCATCAAAATCCAGATGGAACAAAGGTCTTTTTGCTACGCGTAGAAGCCAAGATCAATGACGTCTTTACTGTAGCTCGT TGCTATGTGACGTACAGAACACCCCAAGTTGAGCCCCAAATCTTAGGCAATGAGCTGCGAAAAGTTGACGTTCGAAAACCGGTCTCCATCGATGGGTCCAGCAGCATGGATAGGATCAAAAAGTTTGAATCTGCTGAGACTAAGGATTTCTTTTGGAGCTGCCGCAGTCTAGACGATCCTGGTAACAAGTATTGCACTAAAGATATGGCCGTGG TGCCCACCTTTAGGTTACCCGCAAATGCCCTCAAGCCCGATTCCCAGTACGACTTCAGTTTGACCGTGGTGTCGCGAATCAATCCGGATAATCGATGGACCGCATCGCAGGTGGTGAGAGGTACTAAGATCCCATCCTTTACGCCCCAGATCCTCTGCCGTCGCAACTGCGCTCTGGGCGTCTATGCTCCGCTCGACAGCGTTCACTTGATCCCCAAATGCGATGATTGCCCGAGTAAAGTCAAGAAGAGGTACGAGTGGTGGGTGAAGGCACCTGGGACAGCAGCCCATCTGGAGTCCCGCCACAAATACCTGATTCTTCACCACGCGGAGCGTATTCTCTCCATTCGACTCAAGGTCATTTTGGCAAATAAAAGATGGGCGGAGACCTTTTATACCCTGCGGCGGAACGACGGTCCTCAGAAGGGCAGATGCGAAATCTCTCCCTATTATGGCCTCCAGAGCGTGACCATTTTCGAGATTCAGTGCCTGGGATTCGAGTCGCCCTACTCCCCACTGACCTTTCGCTACAAGGCGGTCACGGGTGTTATAGCCTCCAATGTGCCATTTAATAGGTTTAAGGTTACACTGCCCGTCACCAGATGGGTTAAGATCTCGATTTGCGACACCATCGATATGTGTGTGGAGCATGAGGTAGATGTGGTAGTTCTTCCGCTAAGTGGCGTCTTCAGAACTCAGGTGGCCGATGTAATGGCGGATGTGCCGCGACTTTTGCTGCATGGCCAGTGGAACCGGGCCTTTGTGACGAGTCTTGTGGGAGCCAAATTTATACAGACCACCAACAAGGGACGTGAGGTCTACGCGTATGTAAAGAATATCCATTTACACACGGGCTCTCAGCTGGAGCAGCTCACCTCGCTGGCCACGCACATATTGCTCCAATTGACCCCTGTGGATTACCGAGGGGCCACCCTGATGGGTGAGATGTTCGCCCAGCTGAGCGACATCTTCGAGGAGATCATCCAGGAACACGAGTGGCTGCATCGGGATGCCTATCAGTCGCTGACCGCCATGCATATGTTCTTCATGTCCGTGTTGGGCGTGAAATCGGAACACCATTCGGTGGCCATGTGCAAACCGTACAATCCAGAGTGCCTGAACCTGCAGAGAATCGACTTTGAAAAGAACTTTGCCATCGAGTTCGATCCCCTGATTCTGCTGCGCATCAATAGCTGGATGATGAACACCTGGTATTTGTACAGGTGCGTCTACTTCATAGGCGTCATGGCCACCCAGCGACATCATCCCTATGACGACGCCTTGGCAATCCATTCGGGCGGCATTGCGTACCAG ataaatgtAACGGAGGTGACGGACAATACCAAAGACATCATCCTTGAGACAATCGACAAGATTCACGTTATCCAACTATCCAAAGCGCTACTCCACGAACTGGAATCGAACCTGAAGAACAGCATCATTCTGTTCCAGACCATCTCGCAGCAGAACCACCACAATATCTTCTG TCCCGAAAAGTTCTTCACCAACGCCGAGGAGGCCGAACTGAAGAACCCGTTGATCTACAAGACGAATATTAGCCAGTTCAATGATGCGTATTTCACCCAGTGGATGGCAAATAGCAGCATTCGAAATAGCACGGAGATCCATATTTACAGTCTGATGCTGAACCACAAGGCCATGTTGGCAGTGCGAATTGTGAGCTGTTCGGAGCTGATGTTGGTCAAGATGCGGATGCACAGGTGGCCGACACTGGGCCAGATTCGCCAGAGGGCCTGTAGGATAACGCCTGAGATGGCTGGCAAGCGCATTTGGTTGGCCAACTCGTGCGATCGCAGCCGGGCCTATGTGGCCATTCACCGACCAGGTGAGACgcgttttaaaaagaaaaaactaagGACGggaaagaaaaagaaggatGAGAAGAAGCGGTTGAGGAAGGATACTTACTTCGACGATTACGATGGTGAGGAGGAGATGCCCAAGTCGAGATATCTGAACTACACGATCCTGCTGGAGATATATCATTGCAACTTCTGGAAGAACCGCTCATTGGATCCCGGATGGAGCGAGGATTACTGCACCACGACCTTCGAGCATAGTTTTGGGACTTCGGTTCAGTGCACTTGCCACACTCTGGGCACACTGTCTTCTAGGATTTTTCCCATCTCAGCGGAATTGTTTGTGGAGCACATACCCCTGCCTATATTAGCATACAACATGATCATGCTGTTCTTATTCATGAtgctcttttttttggccatcCTGAAGTGGATCTTCAATGTCGACATCATCACTGCCCATCTGAGGGAACCGAATATTCTCCAGTGCGAAAATGGTAAATTGGGAAGAGTTAATAGTGGTGCATTCAACGAGGGAGCCGAGATCCTTCTCGTGATTGTAACCGGAGGTCAGGAATTTGCGGGGACTTCTTCGAACATCAAGTTCTACTTCAAGTCGCCCAATCGTCCGCAGACCTCGTATCAGATTACTCAGGATCCCGGTCACCCGAAGTTACTGAGGAACAGTACGAACAAACTGATGATTCCCAGGGGAAATATCTATATACCCACCCGTTTGGCCCTGGGCATCGGGCGGAATGGGAGGTATCCCTCCTGGTATTGTCGCTCCATCACAGTGGTGGACCTCGAGTTGAATGTCCAGCAGCTGTTCTTGGTGGAAAGTTGGATTGTGCGGGGTCACACGAAGTTCATGCGATCCAAGTACTTCACGATGGGCTCCTATCGCAAGAACCCGAAATACACGTGGTGCCAGCGACTGCGCCAGCGGATCGAGCAACTATATGTCAGCTGGTTCATGATCAGTCCCATTACGGGACCCTGGCAGAGTAACGTGGGCGGCATCATCATGAATCGCTTTGAACGCACCTGCGTGTGGATCTGCAACACGGCCATCACCTTGACCGTGGTCTCACTGTACTTTGGCAAGTCCACGGTGGAGTCCATTCAGGAGGAAACCAGGCAGAATATCGAGAACGAACTTAAGATTCCTCTGGTACTGGTCCTGGCCTTTTATGCCTTTGTCATTTGTTTACTCATACATTTCGTGTTTGAAGTCCTCTTGTTGCGTTGGCTGTGGCCGCAAAAGTAG
- the LOC108064189 gene encoding uncharacterized protein isoform X1 produces the protein MRLFQLFLMTTSISLMLIMESDGTPLMALLDGSFLGSFNRTNGSSEPEVRNTSKATRLSKKLRSRKEQEDRNIAEEEERKNIESLWDPILNQSYDFSSIMDYDNTTSISKKLGLEDQESLFHEEEQNRTRNVWQPVFLEDYNHQNHTEENIVNQNEDYDNRNQTEKEEIGENELVYENNSKDAQPKTNFKLDELPQIEENWYPISNQSFICNSTNSSVFRNQTFEENNFKLPCLSPKTIENRSPMESYKKIRKRIQVKLYIRPVVEYGREYYVFATIPKLGKTNFVLNITVDTNDYLINEIFTAVQIKHTGWGHTKNLRALLEKFDIRGYKLRYNRCYFYRSTATFYNTKTQLLIGKVSSLVNRHKLLTSKARTKITVRGPKNVDCIPSLNLEFCKNPEEPVAISPWGHLEFFATIGDECRIVEYKDVEWNYCDISEKILFDHVEEAIGLVYKLLPYKLNFHQNPDGTKVFLLRVEAKINDVFTVARCYVTYRTPQVEPQILGNELRKVDVRKPVSIDGSSSMDRIKKFESAETKDFFWSCRSLDDPGNKYCTKDMAVVPTFRLPANALKPDSQYDFSLTVVSRINPDNRWTASQVVRGTKIPSFTPQILCRRNCALGVYAPLDSVHLIPKCDDCPSKVKKRYEWWVKAPGTAAHLESRHKYLILHHAERILSIRLKVILANKRWAETFYTLRRNDGPQKGRCEISPYYGLQSVTIFEIQCLGFESPYSPLTFRYKAVTGVIASNVPFNRFKVTLPVTRWVKISICDTIDMCVEHEVDVVVLPLSGVFRTQVADVMADVPRLLLHGQWNRAFVTSLVGAKFIQTTNKGREVYAYVKNIHLHTGSQLEQLTSLATHILLQLTPVDYRGATLMGEMFAQLSDIFEEIIQEHEWLHRDAYQSLTAMHMFFMSVLGVKSEHHSVAMCKPYNPECLNLQRIDFEKNFAIEFDPLILLRINSWMMNTWYLYRCVYFIGVMATQRHHPYDDALAIHSGGIAYQINVTEVTDNTKDIILETIDKIHVIQLSKALLHELESNLKNSIILFQTISQQNHHNIFWWYPDPLPSKTSVLIIHAYSPEKFFTNAEEAELKNPLIYKTNISQFNDAYFTQWMANSSIRNSTEIHIYSLMLNHKAMLAVRIVSCSELMLVKMRMHRWPTLGQIRQRACRITPEMAGKRIWLANSCDRSRAYVAIHRPGETRFKKKKLRTGKKKKDEKKRLRKDTYFDDYDGEEEMPKSRYLNYTILLEIYHCNFWKNRSLDPGWSEDYCTTTFEHSFGTSVQCTCHTLGTLSSRIFPISAELFVEHIPLPILAYNMIMLFLFMMLFFLAILKWIFNVDIITAHLREPNILQCENGKLGRVNSGAFNEGAEILLVIVTGGQEFAGTSSNIKFYFKSPNRPQTSYQITQDPGHPKLLRNSTNKLMIPRGNIYIPTRLALGIGRNGRYPSWYCRSITVVDLELNVQQLFLVESWIVRGHTKFMRSKYFTMGSYRKNPKYTWCQRLRQRIEQLYVSWFMISPITGPWQSNVGGIIMNRFERTCVWICNTAITLTVVSLYFGKSTVESIQEETRQNIENELKIPLVLVLAFYAFVICLLIHFVFEVLLLRWLWPQK, from the exons ATGCGATTGTTCCAATTGTTCCTCATGACCACATCGATATCACTAATGTTGATCATGGAAAGCGACGGAACCCCATTAATGGCATTATTGGATGGCAGCTTCCTAGGGAGTTTCAATCGAACGAATGGAAGTTCTGAACCAGAAGTTAGGAATACCTCCAAAGCCACTAGGTTAAGTAAAAAGTTAAGATCAAGAAAGGAACAGGAAGATAGAAATATTGCTGAAGAAGAGGAACGGAAAAATATTGAGAGTCTATGGGATCCCATTCTGAATCAAAGCTATGACTTTTCCAGCATTATGGATTATGATAACACCACTAGTATAAGTAAAAAGTTAGGATTGGAAGATCAAGAAAGTCTGTTTCATGAAGAAGAACAAAATCGAACTAGAAATGTATGGCAACCCGTTTTCTTAGAGGATTATAATCACCAAAACCATACGGAAGAAAATATCGTAAATCAAAATGAAGATTATGACAACCGAAACCAGACGGAAAAAGAAGAGATCGGAGAAAATGAATTGGTTTATGAAAATAACTCGAAGGATGCTCAACCCAAAACGAACTTTAAGCTCGATGAACTCCCTCAAATTGAAGAAAATTGGTATCCGATAAGTAATCAAAGTTTCATTTGCAACAGTACCAACTCTTCAGTGTTTCGAAATCAAACTTTTGAAGAAAATAACTTCAAACTACCCTGCCTGTCGCCAAAAACCATAGAGAACAGATCACCAATGGAGAGTtataagaaaataagaaaacgaATACAGGTCAAATTATACATCAGACCTGTAGTAGAATATGGAAGGGAATATTACGTTTTCGCAACTATTCCCAAACTGGGTAAGACCAATTTCGTGCTCAACATTACGGTGGATACCAACGATTATTTAATCAATGAGATATTTACGGCCGTTCAAATCAAACATACGGGTTGGGGTCATACGAAGAACTTGCGGGCCTTACTGGAAAAGTTTGACATACGCGGCTATAAACTTCGGTATAATCGCTGTTATTTTTACCGCAGCACAGCCACATTCTACAATACAAAAACCCAATTGCTAATCGGCAAAGTAAGTTCACTTGTGAACAGGCACAAGCTATTGACTAGTAAGGCTCGTACGAAAATTACAGTACGGGGTCCAAAAAATGTGGACTGCATACCGTCTTTGAATTTAGAATTCTGCAAGAATCCCGAAGAGCCGGTAGCGATTTCTCCCTGGGGTCATTTGGAATTCTTTGCTACCATTGGCGATGAGTGCCGTATAGTGGAGTATAAAGATGTGGAATGGAATTACTGTGACATTAGTGAGAAAA TCCTTTTCGATCATGTGGAAGAAGCGATAGGACTTGTCTACAAGCTATTGCCGTACAAACTAAACTTCCATCAAAATCCAGATGGAACAAAGGTCTTTTTGCTACGCGTAGAAGCCAAGATCAATGACGTCTTTACTGTAGCTCGT TGCTATGTGACGTACAGAACACCCCAAGTTGAGCCCCAAATCTTAGGCAATGAGCTGCGAAAAGTTGACGTTCGAAAACCGGTCTCCATCGATGGGTCCAGCAGCATGGATAGGATCAAAAAGTTTGAATCTGCTGAGACTAAGGATTTCTTTTGGAGCTGCCGCAGTCTAGACGATCCTGGTAACAAGTATTGCACTAAAGATATGGCCGTGG TGCCCACCTTTAGGTTACCCGCAAATGCCCTCAAGCCCGATTCCCAGTACGACTTCAGTTTGACCGTGGTGTCGCGAATCAATCCGGATAATCGATGGACCGCATCGCAGGTGGTGAGAGGTACTAAGATCCCATCCTTTACGCCCCAGATCCTCTGCCGTCGCAACTGCGCTCTGGGCGTCTATGCTCCGCTCGACAGCGTTCACTTGATCCCCAAATGCGATGATTGCCCGAGTAAAGTCAAGAAGAGGTACGAGTGGTGGGTGAAGGCACCTGGGACAGCAGCCCATCTGGAGTCCCGCCACAAATACCTGATTCTTCACCACGCGGAGCGTATTCTCTCCATTCGACTCAAGGTCATTTTGGCAAATAAAAGATGGGCGGAGACCTTTTATACCCTGCGGCGGAACGACGGTCCTCAGAAGGGCAGATGCGAAATCTCTCCCTATTATGGCCTCCAGAGCGTGACCATTTTCGAGATTCAGTGCCTGGGATTCGAGTCGCCCTACTCCCCACTGACCTTTCGCTACAAGGCGGTCACGGGTGTTATAGCCTCCAATGTGCCATTTAATAGGTTTAAGGTTACACTGCCCGTCACCAGATGGGTTAAGATCTCGATTTGCGACACCATCGATATGTGTGTGGAGCATGAGGTAGATGTGGTAGTTCTTCCGCTAAGTGGCGTCTTCAGAACTCAGGTGGCCGATGTAATGGCGGATGTGCCGCGACTTTTGCTGCATGGCCAGTGGAACCGGGCCTTTGTGACGAGTCTTGTGGGAGCCAAATTTATACAGACCACCAACAAGGGACGTGAGGTCTACGCGTATGTAAAGAATATCCATTTACACACGGGCTCTCAGCTGGAGCAGCTCACCTCGCTGGCCACGCACATATTGCTCCAATTGACCCCTGTGGATTACCGAGGGGCCACCCTGATGGGTGAGATGTTCGCCCAGCTGAGCGACATCTTCGAGGAGATCATCCAGGAACACGAGTGGCTGCATCGGGATGCCTATCAGTCGCTGACCGCCATGCATATGTTCTTCATGTCCGTGTTGGGCGTGAAATCGGAACACCATTCGGTGGCCATGTGCAAACCGTACAATCCAGAGTGCCTGAACCTGCAGAGAATCGACTTTGAAAAGAACTTTGCCATCGAGTTCGATCCCCTGATTCTGCTGCGCATCAATAGCTGGATGATGAACACCTGGTATTTGTACAGGTGCGTCTACTTCATAGGCGTCATGGCCACCCAGCGACATCATCCCTATGACGACGCCTTGGCAATCCATTCGGGCGGCATTGCGTACCAG ataaatgtAACGGAGGTGACGGACAATACCAAAGACATCATCCTTGAGACAATCGACAAGATTCACGTTATCCAACTATCCAAAGCGCTACTCCACGAACTGGAATCGAACCTGAAGAACAGCATCATTCTGTTCCAGACCATCTCGCAGCAGAACCACCACAATATCTTCTGGTGGTACCCCGATCCGTTGCCCTCGAAGACCAGTGTTCTAATAATCCACGCCTACAGTCCCGAAAAGTTCTTCACCAACGCCGAGGAGGCCGAACTGAAGAACCCGTTGATCTACAAGACGAATATTAGCCAGTTCAATGATGCGTATTTCACCCAGTGGATGGCAAATAGCAGCATTCGAAATAGCACGGAGATCCATATTTACAGTCTGATGCTGAACCACAAGGCCATGTTGGCAGTGCGAATTGTGAGCTGTTCGGAGCTGATGTTGGTCAAGATGCGGATGCACAGGTGGCCGACACTGGGCCAGATTCGCCAGAGGGCCTGTAGGATAACGCCTGAGATGGCTGGCAAGCGCATTTGGTTGGCCAACTCGTGCGATCGCAGCCGGGCCTATGTGGCCATTCACCGACCAGGTGAGACgcgttttaaaaagaaaaaactaagGACGggaaagaaaaagaaggatGAGAAGAAGCGGTTGAGGAAGGATACTTACTTCGACGATTACGATGGTGAGGAGGAGATGCCCAAGTCGAGATATCTGAACTACACGATCCTGCTGGAGATATATCATTGCAACTTCTGGAAGAACCGCTCATTGGATCCCGGATGGAGCGAGGATTACTGCACCACGACCTTCGAGCATAGTTTTGGGACTTCGGTTCAGTGCACTTGCCACACTCTGGGCACACTGTCTTCTAGGATTTTTCCCATCTCAGCGGAATTGTTTGTGGAGCACATACCCCTGCCTATATTAGCATACAACATGATCATGCTGTTCTTATTCATGAtgctcttttttttggccatcCTGAAGTGGATCTTCAATGTCGACATCATCACTGCCCATCTGAGGGAACCGAATATTCTCCAGTGCGAAAATGGTAAATTGGGAAGAGTTAATAGTGGTGCATTCAACGAGGGAGCCGAGATCCTTCTCGTGATTGTAACCGGAGGTCAGGAATTTGCGGGGACTTCTTCGAACATCAAGTTCTACTTCAAGTCGCCCAATCGTCCGCAGACCTCGTATCAGATTACTCAGGATCCCGGTCACCCGAAGTTACTGAGGAACAGTACGAACAAACTGATGATTCCCAGGGGAAATATCTATATACCCACCCGTTTGGCCCTGGGCATCGGGCGGAATGGGAGGTATCCCTCCTGGTATTGTCGCTCCATCACAGTGGTGGACCTCGAGTTGAATGTCCAGCAGCTGTTCTTGGTGGAAAGTTGGATTGTGCGGGGTCACACGAAGTTCATGCGATCCAAGTACTTCACGATGGGCTCCTATCGCAAGAACCCGAAATACACGTGGTGCCAGCGACTGCGCCAGCGGATCGAGCAACTATATGTCAGCTGGTTCATGATCAGTCCCATTACGGGACCCTGGCAGAGTAACGTGGGCGGCATCATCATGAATCGCTTTGAACGCACCTGCGTGTGGATCTGCAACACGGCCATCACCTTGACCGTGGTCTCACTGTACTTTGGCAAGTCCACGGTGGAGTCCATTCAGGAGGAAACCAGGCAGAATATCGAGAACGAACTTAAGATTCCTCTGGTACTGGTCCTGGCCTTTTATGCCTTTGTCATTTGTTTACTCATACATTTCGTGTTTGAAGTCCTCTTGTTGCGTTGGCTGTGGCCGCAAAAGTAG